A section of the Malus sylvestris chromosome 17, drMalSylv7.2, whole genome shotgun sequence genome encodes:
- the LOC126610864 gene encoding uncharacterized protein LOC126610864 isoform X1, which produces MPNWELKSCCKHDQVVFLATIGVFTVVILALWRTILLTPFKLVTVFLHEASHAIACILTYGKVEGTQVHADEGGVTQTRGGIYWLILPAGYLGSSFWGMALILASTNLLTARIAAGCFGVALLVVLFMAKNDLNFFTLAFKKF; this is translated from the exons ATGCCGAATTGGGAGCTGAAGAGCTGTTGCAAGCATGACCAGGTCGTCTTCCTGGCGACTATTGGAGTCTTCACAGTTGTCATCCTCGCG CTTTGGAGGACAATACTACTCACGCCTTTTAAGCTCGTCACGGTCTTCTTGCATGAAGCAAGCCATGCAATTGCTTGCATACTCACATATGGCAAG GTGGAGGGTACCCAGGTTCACGCAGATGAGGGTGGGGTGACACAAACACGTGGCGGTATATATTGGTTGATCTTGCCTGCAGGAT ATCTAGGTTCATCATTTTGGGGAATGGCTTTAATACTCGCATCCACAAATCTCCTAACTGCTCGAATTGCTGCTGGTTGTTTTGGCGTTGCCCTGCTAGTTGTGCTTTTTATGGCAAAAAAT GATCTTAATTTCTTCACTCTTGCGTTCAAAAAATTCTAA
- the LOC126610863 gene encoding uncharacterized protein LOC126610863, with protein sequence MAETNSSLQQTNQQNPAFQSLFQAIDPISLILSQNPTPDQHPAPLRFATESYPMERGPRYTAYAELRESRLKRKYMSPEELEEPESKSTPSKKQVKFQTHLTNSRKGSSVLAQSVPDFSAVLRKENRKPPSRLPSMQEMTPPAKSSAKAANGVLSNSRGSKSASAGEKRYNNGGGVMARKSYASMEELKGLSTAAANAISGENRGGRKANGNARAMPKTVLGYRQF encoded by the coding sequence ATGGCCGAGACTAACAGCTCTCTGCAACAAACCAATCAACAAAACCCAGCTTTTCAATCTCTCTTCCAAGCCATCGATCccatctctctcattctttcCCAGAACCCTACCCCAGATCAACATCCAGCCCCCCTGAGGTTCGCCACCGAGAGCTACCCCATGGAGAGAGGACCCAGATACACAGCCTACGCGGAGCTCAGAGAATCGCGGCTAAAGAGGAAGTACATGAGCCCAGAGGAGCTCGAAGAACCCGAATCGAAATCGACCCCATCGAAGAAACAAGTCAAGTTTCAGACCCATCTGACCAATTCGCGAAAGGGGTCTTCCGTTCTCGCTCAGTCGGTGCCCGACTTCTCAGCCGTGTTGCGAAAAGAGAACCGCAAGCCGCCGTCGAGGCTTCCGTCGATGCAGGAGATGACCCCACCGGCGAAGAGTTCGGCGAAAGCGGCGAACGGGGTTTTGTCGAATTCGAGAGGGAGTAAGTCGGCGAGCGCGGGGGAGAAGAGGTACAACAATGGCGGAGGGGTCATGGCGAGGAAGAGCTACGCGAGTATGGAGGAGTTGAAGGGGTTGTCGACCGCCGCCGCTAATGCTATTAGCGGCGAAAACAGGGGCGGAAGGAAGGCCAATGGCAATGCAAGAGCAATGCCAAAGACTGTTTTGGGATACAGACAGTTCTGA
- the LOC126610862 gene encoding chloroplastic group IIB intron splicing facilitator CRS2-B, chloroplastic-like, whose amino-acid sequence MWYAVSAPNYCISYPRRPCSPPSLRKYSVSTSLRVKACLPDNTNGAKVEYTPWLIVGLGNPGNKYHGTRHNIGFEMIDGIAKAEGIAMNTIQSKALIGIGSIGEVPILLVKPQAYMNYSGESVGPLAAYYQVPLRHILLVYDEMSLPNGVLRIQPKGGHGYHNGVKSVMGHLDGCREFPRLCIGIGNPPGTMDMKAYLLQRFSTVERHQIDAALDQGVEAVRTLVLNGFDQSITSFNLRQKYKYHKV is encoded by the exons ATGTGGTATGCTGTCTCTGCCCCAAACTATTGCATATCATATCCGAGAAGACCTTGCAGCCCTCCTTCTCTAAGGAAGTATTCGGTTTCCACAAGTTTACGTGTGAAGGCTTGCTTACCGGATAATACCAATGGCGCTAAAGTGGAGTACACTCCTTGGCTGATTGTTGGATTGGGTAACCCTGGCAACAAGTACCATGGGACTAGGCACAAT ATTGGTTTCGAGATGATTGATGGTATTGCTAAAGCAGAAGGCATTGCGATGAATACAATACAGTCGAAGGCCTTGATTGGAATAG GCTCCATTGGAGAAGTACCAATTTTGTTGGTGAAGCCTCAAGCCTACATGAATTATAGCGGAGAATCA GTTGGACCACTTGCGGCATATTATCAAGTACCCCTACGCCATATTTTACTG GTTTATGATGAGATGAGCTTACCAAATGGTGTTCTGAGGATTCAGCCAAAAGGTGGACATGGCTATCACAATGG TGTAAAAAGTGTAATGGGCCATCTGGACGGTTGCCGTGAATTTCCTCGGCTGTGTATAG GTATTGGAAATCCACCTGGAACTATGGACATGAAAGCCTATCTTCTACAGAGATTCAGTACAGTCGAGAGACATCAG ATTGATGCAGCACTGGATCAAGGGGTTGAAGCTGTAAGGACCCTGGTGCTGAATGGATTTGACCAGAGCATCACTAGTTTTAATTTGAGGCAGAAATACAAATATCACAAAGTGTAA
- the LOC126610861 gene encoding uncharacterized protein LOC126610861, which yields MAVELYSDNPSSMGVMSPRISFSYDLCQSDVASMEQKTQPLRSNSSSSRSMNSSMEFDFCVRESFEQESSSADELFSDGKMIPTEIKKKSSHQPKQLDQIMPPLPTAPATNQRDPKITMAKESKNTTSSSSEGDEKQNSKSFWSFKRSSSCGSGYGRTLCPLPLLSRSNSTGSSSSSSAKRSLFSKEGQNQKQNSHKSASKKPSSSSSQYSSALMSNYQKPPLKKGQYGSYGGNAAPFSPVLNVPAANMLGFGSIFSNGKDKTKKK from the coding sequence ATGGCAGTTGAGCTGTATTCAGATAACCCTAGCAGCATGGGCGTCATGAGTCCAAGGATTTCATTCTCCTATGATCTCTGCCAATCTGATGTTGCATCTATGGAACAGAAAACCCAACCTCTCAGATCCAATTCTTCATCCTCAAGAAGTATGAACTCGAGCATGGAGTTCGACTTCTGCGTCCGCGAGAGCTTCGAGCAGGAGTCCTCCTCCGCGGACGAACTTTTCTCCGATGGGAAAATGATCCCGACTGAGATCAAGAAAAAGTCTTCCCATCAGCCAAAGCAGTTGGACCAAATCATGCCTCCATTGCCAACAGCACCGGCTACTAATCAACGTGACCCAAAAATAACTATGGCGAAAGAGAGCAAGAACACGACGAGTAGTAGTAGTGAAGGTGATGAGAAGCAGAACTCAAAGTCTTTCTGGAGTTTCAAGAGGAGTAGCAGCTGCGGAAGTGGATATGGCAGAACCTTATGTCCTTTGCCGCTTTTGTCAAGAAGCAATTCAACCggttcttcatcatcatcaagtGCGAAGCGATCGTTGTTTTCAAAAGAGGGTCAGAATCAGAAGCAGAATTCCCATAAATCTGCATCCAAAaagccctcctcctcctcctcacaaTATTCTTCTGCTTTAATGAGTAATTACCAAAAGCCTCCATTGAAAAAGGGTCAATATGGATCATATGGGGGCAATGCTGCTCCATTTAGTCCTGTCCTAAATGTTCCTGCAGCTAATATGTTGGGTTTTGGATCAATCTTTTCCAATGGCAAGGATAAGACCAAGAAGAAATGA
- the LOC126610854 gene encoding uncharacterized protein LOC126610854 encodes MNDSTGTTASSLAIAEKKTHRPGGCVGIFFQLFDWNRRFAKKKLFSKKLLPPSRGANKVSKKFRDEKMPVSKLHLIADENRGGFPNAKKNVNRSVDFEHKHELRAPSLVARLMGLESMPATREKPKKASFADVRGSGEKTFVNNHSGNDRDELNLETENAKPESRPQKLQKMGPFEKRAVTRFGAEALQIKSVLSRSRKHHPKLASPVKSSRISSGKNSSRTSRLIDAATRILEPGLQSTNRARGALTYSRSFHYPLVDEVAEDGTAVQSLGISNQACYNGGAVNSMMGQTSCKSCGNLVDADVTSNVEEQQPAFPSFASNLVNSSSLVAEQRPKSSISSLGQENDAIFQGTRNQPVSVRGQKKILSIGEPVTEGKSHPPEGLASWQLSSSEPCKPQNGEASSITSKNRSQMQHRMSLGRERIPPRSKLNSLDGRRASSAANAVRGTKDFVALNRNLSGRAQPRVPTKVNDSKLDTERKTFPGKDDYPSQLRTTIRKRRMINGSGQVESSGFVSSTSTRQENYQFDKSTGKGLGNGAHLMDHTSARNKLAGRREGNKANGNEDTDVISFTFNSPIRNKTGNPTGMQGTSIDNCIKSPPQEPLPLSGDDIGALLEQKLRELACQEDDDMATGASSKRSTAMILQELISALSADRSLSHDGHMANTDIASPARGKTDRSVGICHDGHHLSPGSVLEASFSSSSLDDSSGNRSVYHHSTDYSDDPLQLGHDTDSVDSATSVDKNKTGSEIITALFNNVSRILHSIDAGGERLSGGKLTHANEVILNAELLFGDLTLHSKGNIMEGLFISSLLLDLETIADTLMTKFCVFSSFGDIKELGEFLFDFVIEYLDSKYGRCCNSGFRFWEKLPVGMNQKLMIQEVQEGIQKWTDLAGMIPDELIEWDMSHALGKWTDFNTEAFEIGSEIDGDILQSLVNEVVIDLCECQLLGSFGNSCKL; translated from the exons ATGAATGATTCTACCGGGACAACGGCGTCGTCTTTGGCGATAGCAGAGAAGAAGACGCATAGGCCGGGTGGTTGCGTCGGCATTTTCTTCCAGCTCTTCGACTGGAACCGCAGGTTCGCCAAGAAGAAGCTCTTCTCCAAGAAATTGCTTCCTCCAT CTCGAGGAGCAAACAAAGTTTCCAAGAAGTTTAGAGATGAGAAAATGCCGGTTTCGAAGCTTCATTTG ATTGCTGATGAAAACCGTGGGGGTTTCCCAAATGCGAAGAAAAATGTGAATCGTAGCGTTGATTTTGAGCACAAGCATGAATTGCGAGCTCCAAGTTTGGTTGCTAGGCTTATGGGACTTGAATCCATGCCCGCCACACGCGAGAAGCCCAAGAAAGCTTCCTTTGCTGATGTTAGGGGCAGCGGAGAGAAGACATTTGTGAATAACCATAGTGGTAATGATAGagatgaattgaatttggagacAGAAAATGCAAAGCCTGAATCAAGGCCTCAGAAGCTGCAGAAAATGGGACCGTTTGAGAAGAGGGCAGTGACTAGGTTTGGAGCCGAGGCACTTCAAATTAAGAGTGTTTTGTCGCGCTCGAGAAAGCATCACCCAAAGCTTGCTTCTCCAGTGAAGAGTTCAAGGATTTCCTCTGGGAAGAATTCTTCGCGCACTTCTCGGTTGATTGATGCTGCTACTAGAATTTTGGAACCTGGACTTCAGTCTACGAATAGAGCAAGGGGTGCTCTCACTTACTCACGTTCTTTTCATTATCCTCTAGTGGATGAGGTTGCGGAAGATGGAACAGCAGTTCAATCACTGGGGATTTCTAATCAAGCATGTTATAATGGTGGTGCAGTCAACTCTATGATGGGCCAAACTTCTTGCAAAAGTTGTGGTAATTTAGTAGATGCGGACGTAACATCAAATGTGGAGGAACAACAACCTGCGTTCCCATCCTTTGCTTCAAACTTAGTCAATAGCTCTTCGCTGGTAGCAGAACAAAGGCCAAAGTCATCCATATCCTCCTTGGGGcaagaaaatgatgcaatttTTCAGGGAACTAGGAACCAACCTGTATCAGTTCGTGGTCAAAAGAAAATACTATCCATTGGTGAACCTGTCACAGAAGGGAAGTCTCATCCACCAGAAGGTCTAGCTTCATGGCAGTTGTCGTCAAGTGAACCATGCAAGCCTCAAAATGGAGAAGCATCTTCTATTACCTCAAAGAATAGGTCTCAGATGCAGCATCGAATGTCACTAGGAAGGGAAAGGATTCCACCCAGATCCAAACTAAATAGTCTTGATGGCAGAAGAGCCTCATCCGCTGCAAATGCTGTTAGAGGGACAAAAGACTTTGTTGCCTTGAACCGGAATCTGAGTGGTCGTGCCCAACCGAGGGTGCCTACCAAGGTGAACGATTCTAAGTTAGACACAGAGAGGAAAACTTTTCCTGGAAAAGATGACTACCCATCACAGCTAAGGACAACAATACGGAAAAGGAGGATGATCAATGGTAGTGGCCAAGTTGAAAGTAGTGGTTTTGTTAGTTCAACTTCCACAAGACAGGAGAATTATCAGTTTGATAAGTCAACTGGAAAAGGATTAGGAAATGGTGCTCATTTGATGGACCACACTTCTGCTAGGAATAAATTAGCTGGTCGGAGAGAAGGTAACAAAGCAAATGGAAATGAGGACACTGATGTTATTTCATTCACATTTAATTCCCCTATCAGGAACAAGACTGGAAACCCTACAGGAATGCAAGGTACAAGCATAGACAATTGCATAAAGTCCCCTCCCCAAGAACCATTGCCATTGAGTGGAGATGATATTGGTGCCCTTCTGGAACAAAAACTGAGGGAGCTTGCTTGTCAAGAAGATGATGACATGGCAACAGGTGCTTCATCCAAGAGGTCCACTGCTATGATTCTCCAAGAGCTAATATCTGCCTTGTCTGCAGATCGTTCTCTTTCTCACGACGGACACATGGCCAATACAGATATAGCATCACCT GCTCGTGGAAAGACTGATAGATCAGTTGGAATCTGTCATGATGGTCATCATTTGAGCCCTGGGTCTGTTCTTGAAGCTTCATTTTCTTCTAGTAGTCTGGATGATAGCTCAG GGAATAGGTCCGTctaccatcactcaacggattACTCTGATGATCCATTGCAATTGGGTCATGATACTGATAGTGTAGACTCTGCCACTTCAGTGGACAAAAATAAGACTGGCAGTGAGATAATAACTGCTCTTTTCAATAATGTATCGAGGATATTGCATAGCATCGATGCTGGTGGGGAAAGATTGAGTGGAGGCAAGCTCACCCATGCAAATGAAGTTATATTGAATGCTGAACTATTGTTTGGAGATTTGACTCTGCACAGCAAGGGGAACATAATGGAAGGTCTTTTCATCAGTTCCTTGCTTCTTGATCTGGAAACTATTGCTGACACCTTGATGACAAAATTCTGTGTGTTCAGTAGTTTTGGGGACATCAAAGAACTTGGTGAATTCCTTTTTGACTTTGTCATAGAGTACTTAGACTCAAAATATGGCCGGTGCTGCAATTCCGGATTCAGATTTTGGGAAAAACTCCCCGTAGGCATGAACCAGAAGTTGATGATTCAAGAGGTTCAGGAGGGGATTCAGAAGTGGACGGATTTGGCTGGAATGATTCCTGATGAGTTGATAGAATGGGATATGAGTCATGCCCTGGGTAAGTGGACAGATTTTAATACCGAAGCTTTTGAGATCGGTTCTGAAATTGACGGAGACATTCTTCAAAGTTTGGTTAATGAAGTTGTGATCGACTTATGCGAGTGCCAGCTGCTGGGTTCCTTTGGAAATTCATGTAAACTCTAG
- the LOC126610864 gene encoding uncharacterized protein LOC126610864 isoform X2, giving the protein MPNWELKSCCKHDQVVFLATIGVFTVVILALWRTILLTPFKLVTVFLHEASHAIACILTYGKVEGTQVHADEGGVTQTRGGIYWLILPAGYLGSSFWGMALILASTNLLTARIAAGCFGVALLVVLFMAKNV; this is encoded by the exons ATGCCGAATTGGGAGCTGAAGAGCTGTTGCAAGCATGACCAGGTCGTCTTCCTGGCGACTATTGGAGTCTTCACAGTTGTCATCCTCGCG CTTTGGAGGACAATACTACTCACGCCTTTTAAGCTCGTCACGGTCTTCTTGCATGAAGCAAGCCATGCAATTGCTTGCATACTCACATATGGCAAG GTGGAGGGTACCCAGGTTCACGCAGATGAGGGTGGGGTGACACAAACACGTGGCGGTATATATTGGTTGATCTTGCCTGCAGGAT ATCTAGGTTCATCATTTTGGGGAATGGCTTTAATACTCGCATCCACAAATCTCCTAACTGCTCGAATTGCTGCTGGTTGTTTTGGCGTTGCCCTGCTAGTTGTGCTTTTTATGGCAAAAAAT GTGTGA